The Desulfonatronum sp. SC1 DNA window CGGTGCTGATCATTGACGGGTCCAGCCACGCGGTCAAGTCCTTGGAAACATGGCTCGACAAGACGATGTCTTTTTGCTCCGCCACCGATGTCAAAAAATGCATGTTGGCATCAACAATATCCGTCAATCGGCATTCCCTCGGCGCATACTCGATCAGCCCTTGCTGCATCCGCGCCCATTCAAGCAGGTTCTCCAGCAAATCAAACACCCTTTCGGCGCTTTTATGCAAGTTGCCGGATATTTCCCGCAATTCCTTAAGCGTCCAGTTTTCGGCATCCTCGGCGAACATCCGTGACAGCGAGAGCAGGCCGGACATGGGGGATTTGAGGTCGTGGGCAATGATCGAGAAGAATCTGTCCTTTTCGGCAAGGGCCTGTCGCAGCCGTTCTCGGGACTCCAAGAGGGCGTTCTCGCCTTTTTTTCTTTCGGTGACGTCCCGTATCGCGGCCACGCGCAGCAGCTCGCCCTGCGCTTCAAAATTCCGGGCCTCGATTTCCGTAAAAATGACCTCTCCGTTCTTCTTGACGCACCTGACAATATATGGGGCCGCGTAATCCTTGACAATGTTCTCGCGGACATTCTCCCTGTCCTCTTCGTGGATAATCAGCTCCAGAAGATTTTTTCCGAGCAGTTCCTCCCGCCCATATCCCAGGCTTTTTTCCATGGCCACGTTCACATCCCTGACAATGCCGCCTTTGTGCAGCACCACCCCTTCCATGGTCAGGTCGGAGAGAAGACGGTAGCGCTCCTCGCTCTCCTGCAGATCCTTCTCGATTTTCTTGCGAAACAGCGCTTCCCCGATATGGCTGGCAATCCCCTCCAAAATGGCGATCAGATCCGGATTGAACTTGCCCGGGGCGCGGTGGTTGAGTTGCAACAGGCCGACTATCTCCTGGCTTTTTCGAATAGGAATCAAGGCCACGGAGGAATAACCGTCATGAATACAACGGTTGCGCGGGTTCAGGCGCGGATCATCAGCGGCTGAGAGGTCGAGTATCGGGAAGGCATCATTTGTCCAGCAGCTTCCGCCGGGAGTGAACATGGAATTCTCCCGCGGATCGACCTTTCCGGAAATGACCAGGCCGCAGGTGCATTCCAGTTTGATCGCCCCATCGGGATCGCGGCAAATGCCCCCCTGCTCGTCATGGGCGATCAAAGAATTTTCCATGAGTAGAAAATCTTCGGAAAACCCAGCCTGCTCGTAGTAAGGGTAGTCGCCCTGGTCTTGCAGGCGAATCCCCACTGCATCGCAGCCGGAGGCCTGCTTCACGGCCAGGAGGACGCGCCGGATGGACTCGGAGAATTCCGTTGTCGCATTCAAAATGGCCAGCACGTCGACGGAAAGCCCTCGATACATTTCCACGAGCTTTAGCTCCGTAACGTTCTGGACGGTCCCGACCAAACCGGACACCGATCCCCACTCGTCGACCAGAGCGGCCTTGTGAAAGACCACGTCATGCGCCCCGCCCCGCGCATCCGTGACCTGGGCCTCGTAGACCTGGACGCCAGGCTTCTCGAACAGTTCGGCGTCCTTGGCATGGTACAGCCGCGCCAGTTCCGGCGGACTGATGTCGAAGACGGTCTTGCCGACCAGTTGGTCCTTGCTTTTACCGAAAAAGTCTTCGAAAGCCTTGTTGAATCCCTGGTATCGCCCATGCCTGTCCTTGTAGAAAACAGGCATGGGGATGGTTTCGAAAAGGCCGTTCAGGAACGTCTCCTTGGCCCGTAATTGCTCTTCAAGCTTGGCCTGCTCGGTAACGTCGGTGATCACGAGCATCAGACTTTCGATATCTTCAGCGTCAGGCTGGTCCCTGGGATCATGCTCCATTCTCCCAATACACCTGACATTGATCGGCTTGTCTTTTCCGGTCAGAGAAAAATCCAGCTGCTTGCCTTCGGGCATTTTGAAAAAGGCCTTGAACCGGCCATAAAACGACGGGCGATCTTCGGGAAGCAAAAAATCCGACAACGCCTTGCCGAAAAGCTGGTCTGGAGAAAGCCCGACCATGGTCGCGAACGTCGCGTTGGTTTCCTTGATCACGCCGCGCCTCGTAATGGTCAGGTATCCGACGGGAGCCTCGTTGAAAAATTTGGCGTACCGGTCCCTGGCGACGCGCAACCTCACCTGGGCGTCTCGAAGCTCCTCGTTTTGCAGTTCCAACTCGATCTGGCGCACATGGTAGTCATGCACAAGCGCCTTGACCTGATCCGGAGAAAACTCCTCGAAGGATCGACCCGATTCAGCCAAGCGCTCCTCGGCCAGCCTACGCAACACGCTCATTTCTCTTTCGATCGTCTTTGCCATAGGTGTACCCAATCTTTTGGCACGCGACTCCAGGAATCGCCCCTCGCCAAATCCCCCTTCCACGTTTCTGTAAAACCGTTATCATCCGATTTCCAGACCAAGTCCGGCCAAAACCAGCGTTTCTTCGGTCGATACGTTGCGCAAGAGCATTGCAGAGGAAATATCGAAGCAGTCCGAGGAGTTATACACCTCACGGTGCAAGGGGAAACGCTGGATCAGGTCGAGGGGTGGTGTCGGGCATGGCTGTTTTTTGTGTCGGGAGCTGAAGGTATGCGAGTGGAAAATATACATGGATACCTTGAAGCGACAAGGCCCGCAATCCCGAACCACGCCGGACTTTCCAAGCGGTTTATGGCTGACCAGCCATGCCTGGTCAGCCATAAACACAAAAACGGACTCCCCCTTTCCAAGGGTGAGTCCGTTCAATTGATTCCGTGGCGGATCATTCTGAGGGTGTGGTCACCAGATCAAGCGTATTTCCGGCACGGCTCCTCGTCGTCCTCCTCGCCGGCCAAACAGACCATATTTCGTCCGCCGGCCTTGGCCCGGTACAGTGCGGCGTCGGCTTCGGCGAAGAGATCGACGTTTTGCCCGAAAAGGCCTGTTTCCAGGGAGGCAATGCCGATGCTTACGGTGACCCTGAAGAATTTTCCCTTGAAATTGAAACGACGTTTGGCAATGGCATCGCGGATGCGTTCGGCCAGAACCCAAGCCTGCTCTTCCGTGGTATGGGAGAGCAGCAGCACGAACTCTTCTCCTCCGTACCTGGCCGCGAGATCGGAGCTGCGCAGCATGTCCTGCAGCAAGCGCCCGACGTCCCGCAGGACCATGTCTCCGGCCTGGTGGCCAAAGGTGTCGTTGATCCGTTTGAAATGGTCCAGGTCCATGACCATCAAAGACAGGGGATTGCGGTAACGCTGATGGCGTTTGAGTTCCTGGACCAGTCGTTCGTCAAAAAAATGACGATTGGGCAAGCGGGTCAAGGCGTCCCGGTCTGCTCGAGTGCGCATTTCCCGGTACAGCAGCGCATTCCGCAGGGCCAGGGCCAGATGGTTCACGGCAGCCAGGATGGTCTGCAGTCGATCTCGGCCCAACCGGGCAATTCTTTCCGAGGCGATGCTGATGCAGCCGAAGCTTTTGCCTCCGAAGCGCAAAGGCAATACGAGGACATCCTCGTCGCGAATTTCCATCAATTTCTCGTCGCCGTCCATTTTGGACATAAAGTTGACGTGATAACTATCCATTGACTCATCGGCGTATTTTGCCGCATTCTCCAGTAGAAACCCGATCATTTTGTCTTGAATGACCTTTCCTGAATATTCGTGAATGAACAGTTCCGCTTCCATCTGTTGTTCCCGGCTCTTCTGCCAGAATATCGCGTCCACGCCCTTGACCGGAAGCAGTATTTGCAGATCCTGATAGGCTTGATGCAGAATCTCCACAGAGTCCAAGGAAAAGCTGGCGTTAGTCAGGATCTTGTTAAAAAATTGCAGCAAGTCCGCCTGGCGAGACAGGATTTCTCGTTCCAGGCAGATTTCCCGGGCCATGTGGAACAGGTCTTTGTACAATCCTTGTGATTCTTGAAAATCCCTCACAAGCTCCCTGACCCGCTCCGACTCGAAGGGGTAGCGTAAAACAGCCGCGAAACCGGCATCCACGACCCGCTCCAGGTCGGCCTGGGCCACTTCGGAGTCCAGGATCAACACCCGAGGAGGCGCGTCGTCTTCCTGAAACTCTCCGCGTTGAAAAGCGGAAATCCGCGCGTTGACCCCTTTCCAGGAAATCAGGGTCATAAGCCGCTGTCTAGTGTTGGTCGATTTGTTCTTCCCTGAAGGCTGGTATCGTTCCAAGGAATAATCCGGACCGAGGATGGCCTGGATATCCTCTTCCTGCCTTGGGCTCAGACCAGCGGAGAGGATGCTGAATTGGCTTTGCGGGGTGCTCATTAGCATTTTGCTTTACTCCTGGTTGAGAAACGAAGTGTTTCTGCCAGGAGCTTTTGCAAAAGCGAAGCCAAGAGGACGGATGGTTCAGAAGATCGGTTGAAGAAAAGTTGAAAAAAGTTCTCGACAACATTGAACTTGGCCGCTGAGCGGCCATGAATACGCATTCGAACGTGGCACCGTCCACATTGTAGGGGCACGGCGCGCCGTGCCCCTACCCAGAAAACAGCAAATAATCAGCCACAGCCTCCCCCGTCTCCGGTACAGGCCATGGTCTTGCAGGCCTTGCCTTCGCGACGGCGTTTGAACGCGGTGATGTTTCCGGTGGCGTAGACCGCTTCCAGGCCCTCCTGGATGAATCCGCTCATTTCCAGCGGGGTGACTCCCTCTTCGCTGAGGATAGCCATGGGCGTGTCTCCTACTCCGGAGACCAGCACGGCCCGGCAGTCCTTGAGCAGATCAGCCAGGGCGTACCAGCGATTGGCCGCACCTCCCTTGGGCGGAGCGGTGCGAACCTCCAGCATGGTGTAACGGCCGTTTTCCCGGCCCCAAATTTGGAGGGACGGGGCTTCGCCCAGGTGCTGATTGATCAGCACGCCTTCCATGCTGGCCACGGCCACATAGGGCCTGTCCTCGGTGCGCATGGGAGGCAGGGTCTTGGAGCAGGCACTCAGACAGGAGGCGAATTCCGGTGATTTGTCCTGATCCAGCAGGCCCACGGCGTCGGCTCGGCAGCGCTTGCAGTGGCGCATCTGGGGCAGGTAGACTTCGGCCATGGTCCGGATACGCTCCAGCTCCTCTTTGCTGGGTTCTCGAACATCCTCGAAAATGGTTTCCGCGGTCGGATACAAGGGCATGCAGTTCAGCAGATCCACGTCCAGTTCGCGCATCTTGGCCGCGATGGCCTCCACGTGCTGGTCGTTGACGCCCGGGGTGACGATGGTGTTCACCTTGACCGTGATGCCCCGCTGCTTGAGCCCCCGGATGGCCGCCTCCTGCCGCCGCCACATCAGTTTGGCCGCGTCCAGGCCGCGATATATTTTTTTCCCGTCCCGGACCCAGGAGTAAAATTCCTTGCCGATCTCTGGGTCCACGGCATTGACCGTGATGGTCATGTGCGTCACGCCGAGGTCCTTCAGCCTGTCCAAGTGCGCCGGAACGCCCAGCCCGTTGCTGGACAAGCAGAACAGCATCTGGGGAAAGCGCTCTCTGATCAAACGCAGGGTTTCCAGCGTTTCCTCGGAATTGGCGAAAGGATCCCCGGGGCCCGCGATGCCCACCACCGTGACTCGCGGCTCCTTCTCCAGAACCCGGGCCAGATACTCCACGGCCTGATGCGGCTTGAGCACCGCGGAGGTCACTCCTGGACGGGATTCGTTCATGCAGTCGTATTTCCGATTGCAGTAATTGCACATGATATTGCATTTAGGCGCGACCGGAAGATGAATCCGCCCGCATTCGCCTTTCACGGCGATGTTGAAACAAGGGTGCTTTGTGCTATCTGGAGTGTTCATGGCGTATCCTTTTTTCATATATACCCGTACCCAATGGGCGAATCTTCCTGTTTTTTCTCGATCAGCGCATTGACGATCAGGTCGTAGAGATTGAGTGCTCCCTTATAGCCCAGGTGCAGGACGCGTTGGGAGCCGAAGCGGTCGTGGATGGGGAAGCCGACGCGGATCAGGGGGATGTTTCTGGCCCGGGCCAGCTCGCGGTAGCCCTTGCTGTTGCCGACCACCAGGTCCGGCTCCAGGGCTTCGGCCTCTGCCACGATCTGGTAGAAATCCACCCCGTCGCGGACCAGGGGCGGGTCGCCGGGAAATTCCCCGGTCACCGCGGCCACGGCTTCGGCCAACAAGCCGGATTCCCCGCCGGAGGCCACCAGGACCGGCTTGATGCCGATCTCGCTCAAAAACGAGGTCAAGCCCACCACCAGATCTTCTTCGCCGTAAATAATGGCCTTTTTCCCGGCCACGTACTTGTGGCCGTCGACCATGGCGTCCAAAAGCCGGCCCCGTTCCAAGGCGTACCGTCGTGGGGCCGAGCATCCGGCCAGGGTTTCCAGGGTAGTGAACAAAGCGTCGCTTTCCCGCAGGCCGATGGGCAGGCCCAGGGAGTGCAGCGGCACGCCGTACATATCTCGGAGCACGGCCCCGGCGCTGCGCTCGGGCTTGATGGTCCGCCCGAACTCGATGCTCGCCCCGGCTCCGGGCATGGCCCGAACCGCGTCCAAAGGTGTCCCGCCTCCGGGAATATTCTGGTAGTCTTCCAGGGCCGGGCCATCCAGGGTTTCGGAGTAGTCCGGCAGGAGGGTCGCAGAAAGGCCGAAATGGGCGAAAATATCCTGGAGATGCCGGATGTCCTCCGGCGAGACAAAGCCGGAAAAGAGATTGATCCCACGGTGCTTTGCGGTCTCCGGGTCGGCCAACTGAGCGACCATGGACCGGACCGCGGCGTGAAAGCCTTCCATGTGCGATCCACCGTAGGACGGGGTGCTGACGTGAATCAGTGCGGGCATCTGACCGTTCAGACTGGTCAGGTGCTCTTTCCTGAACTCGTGCAGGATCGTGGGCACGTCGTCGCCGATGGTCTCGGTCAGGCAGGTGGTGGCGATGCCCACGGCAGGGGCCTTGTACTTGCCGATGACATTGAGCAGGCCTTGCATCAGATTGGCTTTGCCGCCGTAGACCGCATCCTTTTCGCCCAGGCTGGAGGAGGCAATGTCCATGGGTTCGCGGAAGTGACTGATGATGTACCGGCGCATATAGGTGGCGCAGCCTTGGGAGCCGTGCAGAAATGGCACACAGCCTTCCAGGCCCTTGAAAGCCATGGCCGCGCCCAGGGGCGTACACATCTTGCAGGCGTTGGTGGTGGAGACGAAAGGTTCGGCTTTTTTCATGACGCCCTCCCCTTCCCCGTGCATGCCTCGGTGCTCTGAGAGGCACCTGGCACGGTGATGGGCGATTTGCGCCGTCTCGGGGTGAAGTTCCAGACCGGGCTGGTCA harbors:
- a CDS encoding PAS domain S-box protein, with translation MSVLRRLAEERLAESGRSFEEFSPDQVKALVHDYHVRQIELELQNEELRDAQVRLRVARDRYAKFFNEAPVGYLTITRRGVIKETNATFATMVGLSPDQLFGKALSDFLLPEDRPSFYGRFKAFFKMPEGKQLDFSLTGKDKPINVRCIGRMEHDPRDQPDAEDIESLMLVITDVTEQAKLEEQLRAKETFLNGLFETIPMPVFYKDRHGRYQGFNKAFEDFFGKSKDQLVGKTVFDISPPELARLYHAKDAELFEKPGVQVYEAQVTDARGGAHDVVFHKAALVDEWGSVSGLVGTVQNVTELKLVEMYRGLSVDVLAILNATTEFSESIRRVLLAVKQASGCDAVGIRLQDQGDYPYYEQAGFSEDFLLMENSLIAHDEQGGICRDPDGAIKLECTCGLVISGKVDPRENSMFTPGGSCWTNDAFPILDLSAADDPRLNPRNRCIHDGYSSVALIPIRKSQEIVGLLQLNHRAPGKFNPDLIAILEGIASHIGEALFRKKIEKDLQESEERYRLLSDLTMEGVVLHKGGIVRDVNVAMEKSLGYGREELLGKNLLELIIHEEDRENVRENIVKDYAAPYIVRCVKKNGEVIFTEIEARNFEAQGELLRVAAIRDVTERKKGENALLESRERLRQALAEKDRFFSIIAHDLKSPMSGLLSLSRMFAEDAENWTLKELREISGNLHKSAERVFDLLENLLEWARMQQGLIEYAPRECRLTDIVDANMHFLTSVAEQKDIVLSSHVSKDLTAWLDPSMISTVLRNLLSNAIKFTKREGKVEVRAERQGSRIEVSVHDDGIGMDQKMLSRLFSLDQRTARPGTEGESSTGLGLMLCKDFVEKHGGEIRVESRSGQGTGVFFTLPVDRQ
- a CDS encoding radical SAM protein translates to MNTPDSTKHPCFNIAVKGECGRIHLPVAPKCNIMCNYCNRKYDCMNESRPGVTSAVLKPHQAVEYLARVLEKEPRVTVVGIAGPGDPFANSEETLETLRLIRERFPQMLFCLSSNGLGVPAHLDRLKDLGVTHMTITVNAVDPEIGKEFYSWVRDGKKIYRGLDAAKLMWRRQEAAIRGLKQRGITVKVNTIVTPGVNDQHVEAIAAKMRELDVDLLNCMPLYPTAETIFEDVREPSKEELERIRTMAEVYLPQMRHCKRCRADAVGLLDQDKSPEFASCLSACSKTLPPMRTEDRPYVAVASMEGVLINQHLGEAPSLQIWGRENGRYTMLEVRTAPPKGGAANRWYALADLLKDCRAVLVSGVGDTPMAILSEEGVTPLEMSGFIQEGLEAVYATGNITAFKRRREGKACKTMACTGDGGGCG
- a CDS encoding nitrogenase component 1, yielding MKKAEPFVSTTNACKMCTPLGAAMAFKGLEGCVPFLHGSQGCATYMRRYIISHFREPMDIASSSLGEKDAVYGGKANLMQGLLNVIGKYKAPAVGIATTCLTETIGDDVPTILHEFRKEHLTSLNGQMPALIHVSTPSYGGSHMEGFHAAVRSMVAQLADPETAKHRGINLFSGFVSPEDIRHLQDIFAHFGLSATLLPDYSETLDGPALEDYQNIPGGGTPLDAVRAMPGAGASIEFGRTIKPERSAGAVLRDMYGVPLHSLGLPIGLRESDALFTTLETLAGCSAPRRYALERGRLLDAMVDGHKYVAGKKAIIYGEEDLVVGLTSFLSEIGIKPVLVASGGESGLLAEAVAAVTGEFPGDPPLVRDGVDFYQIVAEAEALEPDLVVGNSKGYRELARARNIPLIRVGFPIHDRFGSQRVLHLGYKGALNLYDLIVNALIEKKQEDSPIGYGYI
- a CDS encoding GGDEF domain-containing protein, translated to MLMSTPQSQFSILSAGLSPRQEEDIQAILGPDYSLERYQPSGKNKSTNTRQRLMTLISWKGVNARISAFQRGEFQEDDAPPRVLILDSEVAQADLERVVDAGFAAVLRYPFESERVRELVRDFQESQGLYKDLFHMAREICLEREILSRQADLLQFFNKILTNASFSLDSVEILHQAYQDLQILLPVKGVDAIFWQKSREQQMEAELFIHEYSGKVIQDKMIGFLLENAAKYADESMDSYHVNFMSKMDGDEKLMEIRDEDVLVLPLRFGGKSFGCISIASERIARLGRDRLQTILAAVNHLALALRNALLYREMRTRADRDALTRLPNRHFFDERLVQELKRHQRYRNPLSLMVMDLDHFKRINDTFGHQAGDMVLRDVGRLLQDMLRSSDLAARYGGEEFVLLLSHTTEEQAWVLAERIRDAIAKRRFNFKGKFFRVTVSIGIASLETGLFGQNVDLFAEADAALYRAKAGGRNMVCLAGEEDDEEPCRKYA